From Triticum urartu cultivar G1812 chromosome 2, Tu2.1, whole genome shotgun sequence, a single genomic window includes:
- the LOC125535406 gene encoding G-type lectin S-receptor-like serine/threonine-protein kinase SD2-5, protein MIMQNLNMLSSIIFVLVVPILPMVVAYPSTAAPSNLWKISSMQTRVAMSGNPSALVILESGSTSYRLLFGFYTMDGNAFTLSVLLMGAQPPAIWSANPGDPVSQDAMLNFTSDGNMLLSDGDGTVIWSTATKSRSVAALRLDVSGNLVLFDQKNSSVWQSFHHPTDTLVLGQSLCRGMNISVKPSKTKWPSARIYLSAEFGGLQYSYQPANYSQSFTEFASTKSDCYAFVNGSFGFPNQVFWLPQARSLQYMRLESDGHLRLYELQGYSSPQLRFDVLSLAMKFCDYPFACGDYGVCSDGQCSCPSLSYFRSNNERHPDAGCTLLTTISCNRAHYHQLLPLGNVSYFSDNMFRKLAISSSSEEVCKQACLIDCACRVAIFQYYGSNHYSNGGNCLLLSEEKLISLAEGSSDGLSAYIKIQGTRSIKKRITTIVCSVITGLSALGILFSAVIWKMCKKEEEQLFDSIPGTPKRFSYHELKVATSNFSVKLGSGGFGSVFKGKIGRETIAVKRLESVQQGTEEFLAEVMTIGRMHHHNLVRLIGFCAEKSHRLLVYEYLCNSSLDKWIFHACSVFTLSWKTRRNIIISIARGLSYLHEECKEKIAHLDIKPQNILLDDRFNAKLSDFGLSKMINRDQSKIMTRMRGTRGYLAPEWLGSKITEKADIYSFGIVVVEIICGRENLDESLPEESIHLISLLEEKARSGRLLDLVDSGSNDMQCHMEEVMEAMRLAMWCLQVDSSRRPLMSTVAKVLEGVTSLEAAPDYSFVPSFASNGASSAGPTSSYVPSASHLSGPR, encoded by the coding sequence ATGATCATGCAGAATTTGAACATGCTGAGTTCCATCATTTTTGTACTTGTCGTCCCTATCCTGCCCATGGTTGTCGCCTACCCTTCCACTGCCGCTCCCTCAAATCTCTGGAAAATATCTAGTATGCAAACCAGAGTAGCCATGTCAGGAAATCCCAGTGCCCTTGTCATTCTTGAGAGTGGCAGCACCTCATACCGACTTCTTTTTGGCTTCTACACCATGGACGGCAATGCATTCACTCTCTCTGTCTTGCTCATGGGAGCCCAGCCTCCGGCCATCTGGTCTGCTAACCCTGGTGATCCGGTAAGCCAGGATGCCATGTTGAACTTCACCAGCGATGGGAATATGCTGCTCAGCGACGGGGATGGCACCGTTATCTGGTCAACAGCCACAAAGAGCAGGTCAGTTGCAGCCTTGCGGCTAGATGTTTCAGGAAACCTTGTGTtgtttgatcagaaaaattcctCTGTTTGGCAGTCGTTTCACCACCCAACAGATACATTGGTCCTGGGACAATCGCTCTGCAGGGGCATGAACATAAGTGTAAAACCCTCCAAAACAAAATGGCCATCTGCTCGGATTTATCTTTCTGCAGAGTTTGGTGGACTGCAGTATTCATATCAACCAGCAAACTATTCACAATCGTTCACTGAATTTGCTAGCACCAAATCAGACTGTTATGCATTTGTCAATGGCAGCTTTGGGTTCCCAAATCAGGTTTTCTGGCTGCCGCAAGCAAGATCATTGCAATACATGCGGTTAGAGTCCGATGGACATTTGAGGCTTTACGAGTTGCAGGGCTACTCAAGCCCGCAGCTTCGGTTTGATGTATTAAGCCTAGCCATGAAATTTTGTGACTACCCATTCGCATGCGGTGATTATGGTGTTTGCAGTGATGGGCAGTGCTCTTGCCCTAGTTTGAGCTACTTTAGGTCAAACAATGAACGTCATCCAGATGCTGGTTGCACACTCTTAACCACCATCTCCTGCAACCGTGCGCACTACCATCAGTTGCTACCACTCGGCAACGTTTCTTACTTCAGTGACAACATGTTCCGGAAATTGGCCATTTCAAGTTCCTCAGAAGAGGTCTGCAAGCAAGCTTGCTTAATAGATTGTGCTTGCAGAGTTGCCATTTTCCAGTATTACGGATCGAATCATTACAGTAATGGTGGTAACTGCTTGTTGTTATCAGAGGAAAAACTAATTTCGCTGGCAGAAGGTTCGTCCGATGGACTTTCAGCATACATCAAGATACAAGGCACACGATCAATCAAAAAAAGGATCACAACTATAGTTTGTTCAGTAATTACAGGTTTGTCTGCATTAGGAATCTTGTTCTCCGCTGTCATATGGAAAATGTGCAAGAAAGAGGAAGAACAGCTCTTTGATAGCATACCCGGGACACCAAAGCGTTTCTCCTATCACGAGTTGAAGGTAGCTACCAGCAACTTCTCTGTGAAGCTTGGAAGTGGTGGATTTGGGTCAGTCTTCAAAGGAAAGATAGGCAGGGAAACAATCGCAGTCAAACGTTTGGAAAGTGTTCAGCAAGGAACCGAGGAGTTCTTAGCAGAGGTCATGACAATTGGGAGAatgcatcaccataatcttgTCAGGTTGATAGGATTTTGTGCAGAGAAGTCGCACAGGCTTCTCGTCTACGAGTACCTGTGCAACAGTTCATTGgataaatggatctttcatgCATGTTCAGTTTTCACTTTGTCTTGGAAAACTAGACGTAACATCATAATTTCCATAGCCAGAGGTTTGTCCTACCTCCATGAAGAATGCAAGGAAAAGATCGCCCACTTGGACATAAAGCCACAGAACATTCTCCTTGATGATAGGTTCAACGCAAAGCTTTCTGATTTTGGACTGTCCAAAATGATAAACAGAGACCAGAGCAAAATTATGACTCGGATGCGAGGCACCCGTGGATATCTAGCTCCCGAATGGCTTGGCTCAAAAATCACTGAGAAGGCTGATATCTACAGCTTTGGTATCGTGGTGGTGGAAATCATTTGTGGCCGAGAGAATTTGGATGAATCGTTGCCCGAGGAAAGCATCCACCTAATAAGTCTGCTTGAAGAAAAGGCAAGATCTGGTCGGTTGCTCGATTTAGTGGACAGTGGCAGCAATGATATGCAGTGTCACATGGAGGAGGTCATGGAAGCGATGAGGCTTGCAATGTGGTGCTTACAGGTTGATAGCAGCAGAAGGCCCTTGATGTCAACGGTCGCGAAGGTGTTGGAAGGCGTGACGAGCTTGGAGGCTGCACCCGACTACAGCTTTGTCCCTAGTTTTGCATCAAATGGTGCTAGTAGTGCAGGGCCAACTTCTTCCTATGTGCCATCAGCATCGCATTTATCAGGGCCTAGATGA